CCAGTCGCTTACCACTGGTCAGAACACCAAGGGCAACGATATCCGCCCCCCGGGATCCCTCGTACAATCCCTCATAGGCCGCCAGCTTCATGGGCTGATATGTCCCGTTCGCAAATGCAGATTCGTCTCCGGTAAATGCAGTAAAAAGGGAGGCCAGCAGACCAAAAACCGAGGCAACAATAATGGACTTTTTAGCCATGCCGACATGTCGCCCTTTCAGTAAATAATACGAGGAAACTGTAATTACAAAGAGAGACCCCACAACAAAACTGGAACTGGTTGTATGGGTGAATTTGGCTATGGCCACCGGAGAAAATAGAATTTCCCAGAAATTCTGCATCTCGAACCGGGCACTCTCAGGATTAAATGCCATACCCACGGGTCTCTGCATCCATGCATTGGCTACCAGAATCCACAGAGCTGAAAGATTAGAACCTATGGCAACCATCCATGTGGAAAAAAGGTGAAATCCTTTGGAAGTTCTGTTCCAGCCAAAAAACATAACAGCAAAAAAAGTGGCTTCCAGAAAAAAGGCCAGGATACCCTCAATCGCCAGAGGGGCACCAAAAATATCCCCAACCATCCATGAGTAATTAGACCAGTTGGTGCCGAACTGAAATTCCATAATAATTCCAGTGGCAACACCAATCGCGAAATTTATTCCGAACAGTGTCATCCAGAATTTTGTGAGGATTTTCCATTCTTCCTTGCCACTCTTCACGTAAATGGTTTCAAAAAAGGCGCAAAGAAATGACAGTCCCAGCGTCAAGGGGACAAAAATCCAGTGATACATTACTGTCAGGATGAACTGTGCCCTTGCCCAGTTCACCATGCCCAGATCAATTTCACTCATTACAGCATCCTCCGTTTTTAGTGCCTTACTCCCGAATTTCTGTCATAAAAAACAAGAAAGGGGAAGGCGTTTTGAAATTAAATGGTTCGGTTTATTTTCAAGGCACTTATACACCCTTGTGGGGTGTTAATATTTAGCTACCGGCCGTGTCAGTTGGTCGATAACATGGTCGGCCCTTTGTTGGTCTGTCGAAAAAGCAGTATTGAGATAATTGGGAAAGAAAAAAAATTTTAAAACGGCAAACATAATTATCAGTTTGATGATTATGATTTTCCACAGGGTTTTACCCACAGTCATCCTGCGAAACCCATCTCGATAAAACCTGAACAGTTTTATTGGATACTCCCTTACCATGACAGAACCTCAAACTCCATATCCCAACAGGGACATATTTTCAAATTCCATTCCGGCAAATGGACAAAAACTGAATACCACTCAATTTTATATTCCATTCTGCACATATGCAAATTTATTTATTACTTTGAGATCTTTTTGTCAAGAATAATAATTATTAGCAACTAACCCACATTAATCATCGTATTTGTGACAGGTTGCAGGGCACCGTAGATTCTCACAAGTAGCCTGCACAGCGTATTGGTTTTACACTAGTCGGCGGATGGCGGAAAGATCCGGCATTCTGTGACCTGTTACGATTTTTACCGCCTGATCACGTATGGACCTCGACCTGACATTGAATGAACAGAAGATACAACTGTAATTTATAGACCCAGACGTTTATCAGAAAACACGTTTGCTGTCGCGCTCCAGAAGTTGTAACAATTTTTCTGACGGATTGGAGAATCTTGCTAAAAATATCATTGCCGCAATAACATATGGCTTAAAACTCGCTTCCATATATAATTGATCCCGATAGCGGTCAAATACAGAAGCTGACACTTCACCACGTTCACAGCTGACACCGGAAATATCAGCAGGCAGACAGTGCATATAGAGACCATTTTTTCCCTTAGTCAGGCCCATAAGGCTCTCGGTACATTCCCATTCCATAAACTCTGCATTGCGCATGAGGAGTTCTTTTTCCAGGGATCTGATACCTTCCATATCATTGTCGGCATAGAGCTCCGTACGTTTTTCCATGGCACTGAACGGCGCCCAGCTCTTGGGGTAAACGACATCCGCACCAGCAAACGCCTCGGCCATTGAATCGGTCTTAGTAAAACGACCGCCCCCGACCTCTGCATTTCGCCGTGCAACATCCTCCACTTCCGGCATAACAGAGTAGCCTTCAGGGTGGGCCAGAACAACATCCATACCAAATCTGGTCATAAGGCCGATAATCCCCTGGGGAACTGAAAGAGGCTTACCGTAGGAAGGGGAATAGGCCCACGTCATTGCTATTTTCTTTCCCTTGAGGTTTTCCTTGCCGCCAAAAAAACGGATCAGATGCAGAGCATCTGCCATGGATTGGGTCGGATGATCAATATCGCACTGGAGGTTGACCAGAGTGGGCCTTTGTTCCAGGATGGCCGCACTGTGTCCCTGGCTTACCGCCCCGGCGACCTCTCTCATATAAGTATTCCCTTTACCTATATACATATCATCACGGATACCGATGACGTCAGCCATAAAGGAAACCATGTTCGCGGTTTCACGGACAGTCTCTCCATGGGCGATCTGGGATTTTTCCTCGTCCAGGTCCTGCACAGTCAATCCCAGGAGATTGGCTGCACTGGAGAAAGAAAAACGGGTTCTGGTGGAATTGTCACGGAAAAGGGACACAGCCAGGCCACTGTCAAAAACCCTTGTGGATATATTATTCTGCCGCATATTCTGCAAAATTTCTGCGGTCTTGAAAACTGCAGCAATTTCATCATCACTGCGATCCCATGTGAGCAGAAAATCATCCAGATACATTTTGGAAGATTCCAATTCTGCAAGTTGTTTAACGAGTTCTTTAATCTCCATCTGCATGCCATCCACCATTTTCCTTCCCCCATTCCTGACTTTTGAGAATAACTCAAGAATACAAATAATTAACCAACTCTCTGTGACTAAACAAGATTTACACAATGTTCACCCAAGGTCAGTCCAGGCGACGCCATCCTCTACAGCAGGCCGACCCTGCTGTTAAAGTCGGTGATCAATTCATCAATGGCATCCACCTGGTTGAACATGGAATACCAGTAATTATCATGGTCGTACCATTGGTCATTCAGTTCCTCCACAGTTCGACCCTGTTGTTCCACCCATGTATAATACTTGAGATTATGCAGTGTTTTTCTTCCATAATAGGAAAGCTCTTCCGTATGATCCATGGTAATTGCGGAAATAAGTTCAAGATCCTTCTGGGCCTGAAAATCCGTATAAATACCACGCTCATTTTCAAGTTCTTTCAGGCGCGATTCATACAATTGCATTGAATCGGTGGCGATGGAAACAACCATATCCTTTTCCGTCAATTCATTGTATTTGGCAAATTTTATGGCGGCTACCATATTGCCGATACCGGAAATACCAAGGAGGTCAAGATTCTCCGCAAGGGATTCCTGGACACCGGCTGCAATCAATGCGACTCTCCCTTCAGGTTCATTGAAGAGGCGCAACAACCGCATGGGAACTTCATCATCAACTCCAATGACGAAATCAGTTTCGCGGCAATCATGGACCCAGGGAACATGCTTGTCTCCGATCCCTTCGATCCTGTGGGCACCGAAACCATTGTAGAGCAGAGTCGGACACTGAAGCGCCTCCGCGGCAACTATTTTTGAACGGGGAAATTTCTGTTTAAGATAATATCCGGCCCCCAGGGTTCCCCCGGAACCTGATGACGAAACATAACCGGCAAAGTGTTTTCCCGCCGAAATGTAAGGCTCAATAATTTCTTCAATACTGCTTCCCGTGACGACATAATGCCACAGGGGATTTCCCATCTCATCAAACTGATTGAAAATCCGTAGGTCTTCCCCACTCTTCCTCAGCTCCCAGCATTTATCAAATATCTCTTTGACGTTGGACTCACAACCCGGTGTGGCGATAATCTCACCAGCAATACTCTTGAGCCATTCAAACCTCTCCCTGGACATCTCTTCCGGAAGGATTGCTACAGCATTGCAGGCAAGAAGCGCAGAAATATATGCCCCTCCCCGACAATAATTCCCGGTTGACGGCCAGACCGCCTTTGTTTTCCGGGGATCAAACTGTCCAGTCACAAGGGCCGGAGCCAGACAGCCATAGGTAGCACCGACCTTATGAGCACCGGTGGGAAACCACCGCCCGGCCAGCATGATGATTGTAGCCCTGCACCCTGTCAATTCAGGGGGAAGAACAAAATGATTGACACCCCCGAAAAGACCACCGGAATCCCGTGGTTCATTTTTCCAGGTAATCCTGTAAAGATTGGAGGGATGAACAGCCCACAATTCTGTTTCCTTTAATTTTTCCCGTATGTTATCAGGAACCAGCTCCGGGTTTTTCATCATTGCAAACGTGGGCAGGGTGATTCCCTTTTCCCGGCAATAGGTGATATTCTTTTCGAGAATCTTTTCATGAACGGTTAAGTCAATCACGGGATAATCCTTTGTTAAAGTATCTCTTCAACTGAATGTATGGTTTTTTCAGGAACTTCAACGGCCAAAGCGGCAGATACACTGTCTTTCAATCCGTTTCCGGTTGTCAGAATAACAACTGTTTTATCCGGGTCCAATCCATGTGCGCGTTGCAGAAACCCGGCATAGGATGCAGCACCTGCAGGTTCAGTAAAAAGGCCGGTGGAACCGGCGAGAGCTGCCTGGGCCGAGAGGATTTCCTGATCTGAAACTGTCATCATCTCTCCATCAAACCGGTTAAGAAGATCAAGTGCATGAATTCCATTACGGGGAACATCAACGCAGATGGAATCCGCAACCGTTGATGTGGGCCGATTTTCAAATATTCCGGTATGAAAAGCTCTGCTGAGGGCATCGGAGGTCCTGGCCTGTACACCGATAATTTTGGGAATTGAAGAAATCAACCCCATCTTCCGCAGGTCACGAAACCCTTTGTAAACACCCGCCAGAATACACCCATCTCCAACTGACACAAAGAGGACGTCAGGAGCTTTTCCCAACTGTTTGAACAGTTCCAGGGAAACTGTTTTTTTTCCTTCAATGGTAAGTGGATTATAGGCAGTATTCCGGTTAATACCACCTTTTATCCTTGAAAATTCCAGAGACATTTCATAGGCCAAATCGTAATTACCACTGACCCGGTATACCTTTGCACCGTATTGCAGAGCCTGCACCAGTTTGGCTGCGGGCGCCGCTTCCGGCAGAAACAGAGTTACGTTTTGCCCCGCGGCAGCTCCCACACCGGCCATGGATGAACCAGCATTGCCTGTCGAGGCCAGGGTGATATCGTGAATACCGAATTTACAGGCAGAAGCGGAAACCAGAAAGGAAGCCCTGTCCTTGAAGGAAGAGGTGGGATTTGAACTGTCATCTTTTATAAACAGATTCCTGAATCCCGTTCTTTTGCGTATATTTACAGGTTTCCACAGTGGAGTATTCCCTACGGGTATGGCTGGAAAATATTGGGATTCCACACAAAGCAGATCAGAAATTTTAAAACCAGGTTCAATACTCCCATGCAACTCCACCTCAAGGATACCATTTAATGGCTGATCCTTCCGCTGTTGAGCAGAACAGTCCGGACAGACCATTATCTCCGGTACAATATCATACGTCGCATTACAGACGCTGCAGCGATAATTGAACTCCATGCTTTTCTTCTCCGAAAATAATCAGGTCCGCCCGTACCGATTAACCCGCATTTCTCATGAGATGGACTCGTAAAAACTCCGATCTACTGCGTTGTGGGGTGATCGTGTAATGCTCGACGTACTCTATGTACGCCTGCGCTTACACGACACCGCCACGCCTTGTATATCGAAGTTTTTCCAGAGTCCATCTGAGAACGTTGAACGACTTTTTACGAGATCATCATTATTTACTCTTGAAAATTTTGTTGCTGACGCCGCCTGAACTGATGAAAAATGCGGGTTAACTTGCCAATTGCAGGATTTAGGTGAAAATAAACCTGCTCCACCGAATAAAACCCGGCAGAGCAGACCATGGGTATAGATTCAGTATGGACGATCTATTGAACAGCTTTCAGAAACGCATTCAGCAGTTCCTCACCATCAGCACCAAATTTTTCAACGATCAGTTTCTTGACTGCGGGCACAGCAGCCTTTTTAAAGGTCTCTTTTTCTGCAGCGGTTAGAGTGTTGACCTCCATTGTCTTTGAAAGCTCTTTCAGACCCCTGTCTGAAGCCTCAATAACACGTCCCATACCCCGTCCTGCCACAATCGCCGATTTTGCCGCATAACTGACCACTTCTTTTTCATTGTCCGTCAGGCTGTTCCAGAACTTACTGTTCATGGTCCAGACATATGGTGCAAAAAGATGTCCGCTGAGGGTCAGGTATTTCTGAACTTCCTGAAATTTGGCAAAGGCGATGATTGGAATGGGATTCATCTGACCATCCGCTACACCGGTCTGCAGGGCAGTATAAACTTCCGACCAGGAAATGGCTGCCGGCTGCCCACCCATGGCTGTAATTATCGCCTTATGGGTATCAAGCCCCATGGTCCTTATTTTCAGACCGGCCATATCGGCTGGAGAATGAATGGGGTGCTTCGAGTTGGTCAGTTGAAAAAAACCGCCGGAATCACCAAAGCCCAGGACATGCAGGCCGGTTCTCTTCTCAATGTCTGCTGCCAGTTTTTTGCCAAATGGACCATCAAACACTTCATAGGTTTTGCTGATATTGGGAAATGCAAAAGGAATATCCAGGATACCGATCAGGGGATAGACAGAGGCAAAGCCGCCCACTGAGTGAATACCCGACTCAATAACACCGGCCTTGACCTGCTGCAGGGCATCCTTATCCTTGCCCAACTGACCGCTTGGAAAGGTTTTTACCAACACAGATCCATTAGTTCCTGCTTCCACAAGGCTTTTGAACACGGTGGCCATGGCACCGGTGGGGTTGTCAAACGGATCATCCTTGTTGAGATGGTGCAGTTTGATGGTTTTAGCCGCCAGGGCTGAACCCGCAACTGTCACGATTGAAAACAGGACTGCCATGAAAATAACGGATAATACTTTAACAGCTCTCATCTTAACCTCCTCTATTTTGGCAACCATGTTGCCTTTTGTGGTCTCATTCAATGACCGGTCGGCAATGCTGACCTCTCCCCCGAATCATGAATTGTTTTGGGCCAAGCTACATAAGCAATCTTGGGATGAACAGGGTCATCTCATCCCAGAATGCAACAAGAAAAAGTATGGCGATTTCCACCACCAGAAACGGAATCAGGGACATGCTGATTTTCTCGATACGCTCTCCGGTAACCGATGACATGACAAACAGACAGGCTCCCACCGGTGGAGTCATCAGTGAAATATTCAATGCCAGGACGATCATTATACCGGCATGCACCGGATCCATGCCGATGGTTTTGGTCAACGGTCCCAGTACTGGAGCCAGTATGATCAGGGCGGCATTGATATCCATGAACATGCCCACTACCAGCAGGAGGCAGAGTATCAGCGTAATAATGACATTCGGGTTGCTGGAAAGAAACAGGAAGAATGCGGCAATTTTCTGGGGGATCTGCATGAAGGTCATCCACCAGCTCAAAATAGAGGCACTTGCTATTATGAGAAAAACAATCCCGGTAATTCTCGCCGTGCGGATAAGCATTTCCACGATATCATTGAAAGTTAAAGCACGATAAATCACGACACCAATGAACAGTGCGTAAAAAACCGCAATCGCAGCAGCCTCAGTGGGAGTCACAATACCGAAAAGAATGCCTCCCAGAATAATTCCCGGCATGAGAATGGCCAGAAAACTGGATTTAAATGCCCAGAAAATCCTCAGTAAACTGAACCGTTCTTTACTCTTTGGCAGGTTGAGCCGCCTGCCTAACAGGGCAATCACGCACATGCACAGGGCACAGATGAGCAGACCCGGCACAATACCGGCTGCAAAAAGACCGGCAATGGAAACCCCCATGAGCGAGCCGTAGATTACCATAAGGTTTGATGGTGGAATCGTGGGACCGATAATCGAGCCGGCAACGGTTACTGCGCACGAAAACGGGCGTGTATATCCCTGTTTAACCATGGCCGGCACAAGAGTATTCCCGAACGCCGCAGTATCAGCTACCGCGGCACCGGTCATACCGGCAAAAAGAACCGAAGCTATCATATTGGAATGGGCAAGCCCTCCCCGCAGATATCCCACGAGGGCATTGGCAAAATCAGCCAGCTTTTCTGTAATACCCGAGCGGTTCATGATCTCTCCCGCCAGAATAAAGAAGGGCATGGCCATGAAAGTGAACAGATCCAGACCTTCAAAATAGCGTTTGGGGGCCATCATGAGAAAATTATCCCCCCGATCTGGACCAGACCAGCTATTCCTGCAACCCGAGGGTCACCCCGATGGGAAGACCGATGAGAATAAAGAAAAAGAAGATCAGCAGAACTGTAATCATGACATCCTCCTATTGAGTCTGAACAATACCCGGAATGGATGGTTCAGTGCGGCGGAACATGGCTGCAAAAATCTGAAACGCGGTCAGGGCAGCAGATACAGGTACCGCAGCAAAGGGAACTACCATGGTTATATTAAAAATGGTGGCGTATTGCCCCAGCCCGTCTCTGGCCATGCCGATACCGTACCAGGTGAGAAAGAGAAAGAAGGAAAAGCTGACCAGATCAAGAGAAATTTTCAACCCTCGAACCCCGGCCGGAGGCAGAAAACGACTGACAATGTCAAGGCCGATATGTTCCCGGTAAAAAGCACCGCATGAAACAGCCAGGAGTGCGGCCCAGATCATAATATATCTGGAGAGTTCTTCGGTCCAGGTATATCCCATATGCAGAAAATACCTCTCAACAACCCCGAACCAGATCACCAGAACCATACCCGCCACCAGAAGAGCGCAAATTCGTTCAACCACCCAGTTCAACCGATGAGCCGCTCTATCAAGGAGGGTTCGTTTCTTTTCTGCCATCGACTACCTCTGTGCTTTGAATTTTACCCACCGGATTACGATATTTTCATCCGGCTGAATGACAACAGGAACACAACCTGTCAGGGAACAATTCTGGTCCCTTTTTTTCCCTGGACTGCGGCCACCAGGTTTTCCGGACTGGTAATAATTACTTCCTTTCCCCCATGGCTGATAAATTTGAGTGCTGCTTCTATTTTTGGCAACATGGTACCCGGACCGAAATGTCCCTGACCAATCCGCCCATAAGCCTCGGCAACCGTCAATCGTTGCAACGCCTTGCGTTGAGGGCTGTCAAAATCCAGATAAACACTCTCAACCTGTGTGGAAATAACGAGCAGATCAGCTTTGAGCTCAATCGCCATAAGGGCCGCTGTCAGATCCTTATCCACCACGCAGTTAACTCCCACAAGGTTACCATCTCCGTCCCGATCCACTGGAATACCGCCACCCCCTGCCGCAATAACCACAAATCCACTATCCATCATGGTCTTGAGAGCTTCCATTTCCACAATTCTGATGGGCCTGGGAGAAGGAACCACCCGCCGGTATCCCCTGCCTTTCTGATATACAATATGCCAGTCAGAATGTTTCCTCAGAAGGGAATCCACCTTCTGTTTCGGATAAAAAACCCCGATGGGCTTGGTGGGATTTTGAAATGACGGGTCGTTGCCATCTACTTCAACCATGGTAACCATGGCCACCGGTTGTTCCACCATGCCCCGCTGGTGAAAAGTATTGTGCAGTGATTCCTGCAGCTGATAACCAATAGCCCCCTGGGTGTCGGCAACACAGTTTTTCAAGGGAACAAAATGGAGTTCCCCGGCCTCAAAGGCAAGCTCGGAGCGCCTGAAGATATAACCAACCTGGGGTCCATTACCATGGGTAACAGTGACAGCAAAGCCGAGTTGCATGATGTCGGCTATGAAACCTGCTATTTCCTGAACTGCCGCCAGCTGGTCATCAATCTCCCGGTGCTCACCATTCTTGATCAGACCATTACCGCCAACGGCCAGGACCATACGTCGTTTCATATTTTTTTCGACTGACCATGAAAATTTTCATTTATCCCTAAAGTTACGGGCATAAAGAGCAGGTATTACTGCATACATAGCGGCTGCCTTCACCAGTTCATCCTTCCAGGTCACTTCATTGGGGGCATGGGCCTGATCCTCATGTCCCGGGCCGAAGCCAATACAGGGGATACCATAACGCCCCATGATGGAAACCCCATTGGTGGAAAATGTCCACTTATCCACTACTGGCTTTTCCTTAAACAGGGATCTAAAAGACTCCACCAGGGTTCTGCAGACTGTATGTTCCTCTTCCAGGACCCAACTGGGGAAATAGCACTGGGTCGGATAGACCAGTCCCCTGTATGAGGGACGGTCGTAATTGTACATGGAGACCCTGCCCCTGCTTTTTTCACCGCTGGCAGTTGTCTGATTTCCTCCAGGGCATCTTCCCAGGTCTCACCACGGGTAAGCCTTCGGTCTACTGAAATGGAACAACCATCAGCTACAGCACACCGGGAAGGTGAAGTATAAAATATTTCCGAGACGGTCAGTGATCCTTTCCCAAGAAAAGGATCGTCCTTCAATCGAGTGTGCAGTTCCTGCAGTTCCATGAGAATCGGTGCCATCTTGAAAATAGCGTTGTCACCCCTTTCCGGAGCAGAGCCGTGAGAACTGACTCCATCCACTGCAACCAGAATTTCCATCCGTCCCCTCTGACCCCTGTAAATACCCAAGGAAGTGGGTTCGGTGGAAACCACAAACTCAGGGCGAATTCCGCTCTCTTCTATGATGTACTGCCAGCAGAGACCGTCGCAGTCCTCCTCCTGAACAGTACCTGTGACGAGCAGGGTATAATCACCGGAAAGGCCCAGCTCCTTTATTATTTTTGCACCATAGACCATGGAAGCCATCCCCCCTTCCTGGTCACTGGTTCCCCGACCTGAAATAATCTCACCATCTTCAAATCCGGTATAAGGATCATGATCCCAGTTTTCCCGGTTGCCCACACCAACCGTATCGACATGGGCGTCCATGGCAATCAGGTGTTTTCCCGTACCGATATAACCGAGAATATTACCCATGGGGTCAATTTCCACCCGGTCAAAACCGACATGTTCCATTTCCCCCCTGATTCTCTGAATAATCTCTTCTTCCTGACAGCTCTCGCTGGGAATAGCCACCATGTCTCTTAAAAAAGCGGCTATCTGCGGACGGTA
The DNA window shown above is from Desulfomarina profundi and carries:
- a CDS encoding carbamate kinase, whose product is MKRRMVLAVGGNGLIKNGEHREIDDQLAAVQEIAGFIADIMQLGFAVTVTHGNGPQVGYIFRRSELAFEAGELHFVPLKNCVADTQGAIGYQLQESLHNTFHQRGMVEQPVAMVTMVEVDGNDPSFQNPTKPIGVFYPKQKVDSLLRKHSDWHIVYQKGRGYRRVVPSPRPIRIVEMEALKTMMDSGFVVIAAGGGGIPVDRDGDGNLVGVNCVVDKDLTAALMAIELKADLLVISTQVESVYLDFDSPQRKALQRLTVAEAYGRIGQGHFGPGTMLPKIEAALKFISHGGKEVIITSPENLVAAVQGKKGTRIVP
- a CDS encoding threonine synthase, coding for MEFNYRCSVCNATYDIVPEIMVCPDCSAQQRKDQPLNGILEVELHGSIEPGFKISDLLCVESQYFPAIPVGNTPLWKPVNIRKRTGFRNLFIKDDSSNPTSSFKDRASFLVSASACKFGIHDITLASTGNAGSSMAGVGAAAGQNVTLFLPEAAPAAKLVQALQYGAKVYRVSGNYDLAYEMSLEFSRIKGGINRNTAYNPLTIEGKKTVSLELFKQLGKAPDVLFVSVGDGCILAGVYKGFRDLRKMGLISSIPKIIGVQARTSDALSRAFHTGIFENRPTSTVADSICVDVPRNGIHALDLLNRFDGEMMTVSDQEILSAQAALAGSTGLFTEPAGAASYAGFLQRAHGLDPDKTVVILTTGNGLKDSVSAALAVEVPEKTIHSVEEIL
- a CDS encoding DUF4492 domain-containing protein, translating into MVREYPIKLFRFYRDGFRRMTVGKTLWKIIIIKLIIMFAVLKFFFFPNYLNTAFSTDQQRADHVIDQLTRPVAKY
- a CDS encoding TRAP transporter substrate-binding protein, with translation MRAVKVLSVIFMAVLFSIVTVAGSALAAKTIKLHHLNKDDPFDNPTGAMATVFKSLVEAGTNGSVLVKTFPSGQLGKDKDALQQVKAGVIESGIHSVGGFASVYPLIGILDIPFAFPNISKTYEVFDGPFGKKLAADIEKRTGLHVLGFGDSGGFFQLTNSKHPIHSPADMAGLKIRTMGLDTHKAIITAMGGQPAAISWSEVYTALQTGVADGQMNPIPIIAFAKFQEVQKYLTLSGHLFAPYVWTMNSKFWNSLTDNEKEVVSYAAKSAIVAGRGMGRVIEASDRGLKELSKTMEVNTLTAAEKETFKKAAVPAVKKLIVEKFGADGEELLNAFLKAVQ
- a CDS encoding cytochrome ubiquinol oxidase subunit I is translated as MSEIDLGMVNWARAQFILTVMYHWIFVPLTLGLSFLCAFFETIYVKSGKEEWKILTKFWMTLFGINFAIGVATGIIMEFQFGTNWSNYSWMVGDIFGAPLAIEGILAFFLEATFFAVMFFGWNRTSKGFHLFSTWMVAIGSNLSALWILVANAWMQRPVGMAFNPESARFEMQNFWEILFSPVAIAKFTHTTSSSFVVGSLFVITVSSYYLLKGRHVGMAKKSIIVASVFGLLASLFTAFTGDESAFANGTYQPMKLAAYEGLYEGSRGADIVALGVLTSGKRLGDGQKPFAFEVSLPKGLSILAKRELNGFVPGIKDLVYGNEAEGIEPAAAKIKRGKAAIADLAAIKAADKAGNMEAKAAALERFKVNQDYLGFGYLDSPEELVPPVASSYYSFHGMVYLGSFFILLLMLYLYFSYKENLEDKTWLLVLGFFSFFLALVASELGWVVAEVGRQPWAIQNLMPVKVATTNIAKSNVIATFSIFFLLFAVLLIAEVKIMLKQIKTGPEGV
- the ygeW gene encoding knotted carbamoyltransferase YgeW, which produces MQMEIKELVKQLAELESSKMYLDDFLLTWDRSDDEIAAVFKTAEILQNMRQNNISTRVFDSGLAVSLFRDNSTRTRFSFSSAANLLGLTVQDLDEEKSQIAHGETVRETANMVSFMADVIGIRDDMYIGKGNTYMREVAGAVSQGHSAAILEQRPTLVNLQCDIDHPTQSMADALHLIRFFGGKENLKGKKIAMTWAYSPSYGKPLSVPQGIIGLMTRFGMDVVLAHPEGYSVMPEVEDVARRNAEVGGGRFTKTDSMAEAFAGADVVYPKSWAPFSAMEKRTELYADNDMEGIRSLEKELLMRNAEFMEWECTESLMGLTKGKNGLYMHCLPADISGVSCERGEVSASVFDRYRDQLYMEASFKPYVIAAMIFLARFSNPSEKLLQLLERDSKRVF
- a CDS encoding TRAP transporter small permease, with the translated sequence MAEKKRTLLDRAAHRLNWVVERICALLVAGMVLVIWFGVVERYFLHMGYTWTEELSRYIMIWAALLAVSCGAFYREHIGLDIVSRFLPPAGVRGLKISLDLVSFSFFLFLTWYGIGMARDGLGQYATIFNITMVVPFAAVPVSAALTAFQIFAAMFRRTEPSIPGIVQTQ
- a CDS encoding pyridoxal-phosphate dependent enzyme, producing the protein MIDLTVHEKILEKNITYCREKGITLPTFAMMKNPELVPDNIREKLKETELWAVHPSNLYRITWKNEPRDSGGLFGGVNHFVLPPELTGCRATIIMLAGRWFPTGAHKVGATYGCLAPALVTGQFDPRKTKAVWPSTGNYCRGGAYISALLACNAVAILPEEMSRERFEWLKSIAGEIIATPGCESNVKEIFDKCWELRKSGEDLRIFNQFDEMGNPLWHYVVTGSSIEEIIEPYISAGKHFAGYVSSSGSGGTLGAGYYLKQKFPRSKIVAAEALQCPTLLYNGFGAHRIEGIGDKHVPWVHDCRETDFVIGVDDEVPMRLLRLFNEPEGRVALIAAGVQESLAENLDLLGISGIGNMVAAIKFAKYNELTEKDMVVSIATDSMQLYESRLKELENERGIYTDFQAQKDLELISAITMDHTEELSYYGRKTLHNLKYYTWVEQQGRTVEELNDQWYDHDNYWYSMFNQVDAIDELITDFNSRVGLL